The DNA window GAACTTTGaaacctctcctttccttctctttccagtGGACCTGACTCTGGATCCTGACACTGCTCATCCAGCCTTAGCCCTGTCACCAGACCGACGTGGGGTCCGTCTGGCAGAGCGGCGTCAGGAACTCCCCGACCACCCCAAACGATTTTCAGCTGAATGCTGTGTGCTGGGTGCCCAGGGCTTCCGCTCTGGTCGCCACTACTGGGAAGTGGAGGTGGGAGGGCGGCGTGGTTGGGCTGTAGGGGCTGCTCGTGAATCAACTCGTCACAAGGAGAAGGGGGGACCACCAGGGGGTTCTGGGGGTGGTAGTGGGGATGCCACACCATCCCGCCACCACCATCGCCGCAGACGGCCCCATTTGCCCCAGCAGCCAATGTTTCAAAGGGAGGTGTGGTGTGTGGGCACCAATGGGAAGCGCTACCAGGCACAGAGCTCAACTGAGCAGACGCCTTTGAGCCCTGGTGACAAGCCACACCGATTAGGGGTATACCTGGACTATGAGGCAGGACGACTGGGCTTCTATAATGCTGAGACTCTGGGACATGTACACACCTTCTCAGCTGCCTTTCTGGGTGAGCGGGTCTTCCCCTTCTTCCGGGTGATTTCCAAGGGCACCCGAATCAAACTCTGCCCCTGAAGCACCCCAATgcttgtttccccccccccccaaacttcccttATCTTGGTAGGGGTTAAGGATGGTTCCtcaagctgggggggggggaggcagagaggggTTCTCTTCAACTCTTGTTCTCCTATGTTCCCACTTCCAGTTTTCATTCTTATCTACTCTGTCCTCTTATCCTTGTCTATAGTTGGGTATGGGTCCCTGAAATGGAATTGTTAAACAATCTGCTTTTCCTGCATATTCTACCCTACCCCCTCTCCAATTCCATCTCTATTTTTTGTCTaccaaaatgaattttatttgggggagggtaTTCGAGTTGTTTTTGTATTTAATGGAGTAAGACCCTTCCCCtcgacatatatacatatatatatatatacacctttctGTCAGCTATCTATAGCTGAGGGGGAAATATGGGGAGGTTGGGTTCCTCTAAGGTTCTTTTGTCTCTCAGATCAGAACCATAATGGTTGCCACTCGtatggttttgttctttttcacctctgcctcctactccattcctttttatcctgttctGCTGCTCACTTGCCTCCCACCTCCATTTCCTGAAGGAGTTTGTCACCAAAACACGTGACTCTAGTGTCTCAGGCTCagattccccttccctctccccagttTGTGGCTTGCAGCATCCCCTACTTGACAGCCCACTAGGGGAGGTAGGGATCAGTTTGATCCTTTGAGAAGAGTCTTGGGCATAGTCTCTATTTTTCTAGAACCCTTCACTTCCAGTTTGGGGGCTTATTCCAAGTTGGAGGTAACCCTCCCACCCCACTCTGTATTTCTTATCCTCCTGCCTTTCTCTGTACTGCTCTTTGGCCGAGGTTGGTTTAGAGGAAAACTGAGGGGTGGGAGTGGAAAATGGTGTGTAGAAATGGACAATAAAAGTTTACTGTTTATCAGTTTCAGTGAGTATAGTTTTATTTTAGCTTGTGAGTGAAGATGCTATCCAGTCCCTTCCAGTGAGTGGAGTGCCACTCTGCATGAAATAGGGGCCTTTATCTAATGGAAGTAACTGGAGGAAATTGAGCTGTGACACACATAAAGGTCTCAAGTTTTAGGGAGGTAGTGCCACCCCACAAAGTACATACCTGTAAGTGCTATTTGATTTTCTTTGGATCTTTTTCCTCCTCTACCAGGCTCTGCCTTGATTACCTtaagttttcttcatctgttctgcttttcattttcttatcttcatttttataagatctcATTCTCCATACCCCTCTCACACAACACCCTTTAAATGGGAATCTTTCTTGCCCCTTTCCTTGAAGGCTTTCCATTCTTTTTGGTGCTGCTTCTTTTGCTGCAGTTTCCTACCCAAGTTACGCTTTAAACAACTCATCTTCCCCATATATTTGGATTTTCCTCCACTAAGCCCATTCATTAACACCTCCCACTCCACTTTTAACACCAAGGGAACTGAATTACCACTAACATCCAATAACTAAAAGAAATAAACCAGAAGGAAGATACAATTCACAGTGCTTTTAAGAGAATTGTTGAGATGGAAAGAAGTCATCTAAATGCAATGTCCACTTAAACCCATGTAAGGGTCCCTGTGCTCATGGcatgacttagaaaactacacataatattctgttgtatttttattttattaaaacatttccTAGTTGCATTTTAAATCTCGTCTAGCCACCTTCGtttagatcattttatagatgaacaaacaggcacaaacatttaagtgacttagccaaacAAAGCCCtatttcaaatccaggtctctacTACACTTCTGCTATATCCCACATACATCTgtaatattgcttttatttcctttgctACATAGGTGTTCCTCACACACCAGATCTCTCAACAGAGGTGGATTTCTAAAATCATTAATCCTTTCCCACTGTCAGGAAAATGTGTTATATTTGGTTTGGCTGAAGGTATGTATGGACATATCAAAcattaagtacctgttatgtgccaggcactgtactaagcactggggatgcaaaaaaaggcaaaaattgtcctcaaggaactagcccatctaataggggagacaacatgcaaatataaaCAAGTTGTTATGTAtaggaaataataacaacaaaggaaaacactagaattaaggaaatGGCTTCCTTCTAAACGTGACTGTAAATGGAACTTAAGGGCCTGGATCCCTTAGggcagggaaaaaaaagtcaactattATTTAATATGCCCCGGGCATATTAAATGTGCTCCTAGTGGCAAACTTGAAGCAAATTCCCAAGTGTGCCCCAAACAAGTTAGTGAGGCAATGggcgttaaatgacttgcccagggtcacacagctagtaagtggtaagtgtctgaggccggatttgaactcaggtactcctgactccagggccagtgctctatccactgcaccacctagctgccccagaagtgaTTAATTTCAAAATAACATTAGTTAATATGGTTTTCTAAACTAGTGTGATCTACAGGGATCCATTTCTGGGTTTTGACACCACTGTAGTGAATATAGAGTATGCCTCCTTAAAAAGCAGAGCTCTATTTCTTTTAGGTAGTTCTTGTAGGAAATCCAGTTTTTCCTTTTACTGAATTGGGGCTGTGCCAACATTTCACTTTGGACTCCAGGTTGCTGACCTGAAATTGCTATCACTTCCCCACCAGGTTCCAAGAGCTGGGTCTTCAAATCTCTAATAGATGGGAACCTAAAGAACTACTAGGCATGGGATGTTCTAGTCTGCCTAACTGTCCTTGAGCCCCAGTTCTAATCTTGTGAACTGTACTTTTTGAATGGAGGACTCACTAGGCTTCAGTTCCCTTGTCAAAGAGTACATAACCACACCCCAAGATCCAGCAGAAGGGATGGTTAAGCTACTGCTTATGTTATGATTGTTTATCATGTATCACTAGTGTGAAGTCTTTATATTGTATCCAAATAATTAGTAATGCAGATCAAAGTCCCAAGGGGGCCTGCCTAACTTCTGCCAGGGATGATAAGAATCCCCAGCCTCAGCCCCCTTGTTAAACAATCCATAACCATACACCAGAAAGGACAGATTATGTTGCTGAGTTGTCATATCACTAGTGGGAGGTCTTTAGAGTATCCAAATAATCTCAATCCCAATTTTACTGTGAAAACAGTTGGGTGCACGAAGATCTTAGTATACTTTCATTCTTATACCATCACTGAGTAGTTTAAAGTGGGAaaggattatttttatttctatacatgacaaaATGGACACCAGTTAGGTAGACCTCTGGATTTTGTAGCTTGGTATAGAATAGTTCAGAGTCTGAAAATTAACagaaaataaactaaataaaaatatataaaatactcaaaATAATAGTTGAAACAAAATATACCATGACAAGATAGGCAAATTATAAAATTTGATTACCAGGCcaacaaccccacccccccaaaaaataaactttttttcaaaAGGCAGAAATTAAAGTCTTTATTTCAAAATCTGATTATAGTCAACCCTTTTATCGAGTGCCAATGGTCACTTGCCACACCCGCACCAAGTTGTCTGTGTATCCAGCAAATAGAGTCTGcaggaaaaagacaaaatataatttGTCATAcccacatgcctagaatgcagtcctccctccccctttataGGGCAGGGAACCCTATTCTAACACCAGTTGCTAGTGCCCCTTGGAaatttgtgtatattttatatttaattttctacatGCCTAGTATCTCCTGAACTGGAAAgtccttgagatcaggaactggcacatcataagcacttaataatgcttgttgaaaaAAGGAACCACAGGAAGGCTTAGGGGAGGATGGAAACCCTACAAATCAAAGGATGCCATTCTAGTTATCCCTTCATTtcccagaaaagtgaaatgagatgtgaagtaacttgtccaaagtatTATTAAGGAAGTAGAAGAGGCAACATCCAAATCCGAAtcctctttccactgttccaccttGCTTCTCCAATAAATTCCAATTCCAAGTAATTTCCCCAAGCCCACGGGCAAAAGCAGGGACTGCTTTCAACAATTCTTTCCCAGTGTATCTAAGGGTCCAAGGGTTCTTTGATACAATCAACTTGGTCTGGAAGAACAGGATGAAGACTTACCTGACCATCAGCAGACCAGGCTAAGGAAGTACACTGGGGAGGCTCAGCCTTGCTGCTGGTGCTGATCACTTCTTGCTTAAGCTCATCCACAATGATTTTACCCTCTAGGTCCTGAAATTAACAATATTGACTAGAATTAAATTATTAGGGTTTTGCAAagtgcatttatatatatttacaatatatttctccccattaatttttttttttagtgaggcaattggggttaagtgacttgcccagggtcactcagctagtgttaagtgtctaaggccggatttgaactcaggtactcctgactccagggccagtgctctattcactgcgccgcctagctgccccattaaattttatttgactCACATACTTGGCAAGTGGgtattatccccaatttagagAGGCTGAGAATAAGCAGTGGAGGCAGGAATAGAAACATTTTTCTCCCTTGACACACAGGGATGTAATTATTTCTGAATAACAAGAGAGGTATGGGGGTATCATTCTCCAGAATTTACTAAATTATCCCACAAGACACGTcaactctttccccttcccttaaaGGATACGGGACACTCACTCCCTACTAGATATATAAAGCAACATCCCACCCTAACTTCAAATCTTGAAGTGCCAGGAAATTGCTCAGAAACAGCCTCTGGGTTTCAGCAAAGTACATCAGATGGCATGTTGGGGTTCATCACAGCTCTTCCATGGCCCCTAGGCCCCTTCCACTAATATTTCTCTGAAAATCTGAAATCTATCACTCACCCAGATCTTGATGCTGGGCCCAGTGGCAGCACAGAGCCAGTAGCGATTGGGGCTGAAGCAAAGGGCATTGATTATATCACCACCATCCAAAGTATAGAGGTGTTTACCCTCATTGAGGTCCCACAGCATGGCCTGACCATCCTACAAAGAGAATACAGAAATATTCCCATATAGTTCATTTCCTGTGAATCAATCCATTTCATTCTAGACCCCATTCCTCCTGCTCTGGAACTGCCTGTATGTAAACCTTCAGTTCCTGTCATTTTCCCTATTCCTTCAGAAGCTGAAGGAGCCAGAATGCAATTAACTTTACTCTTCTAGCAGTCCCAATGATGTATCAGAAAATCATAGTGATCATTGAAATTCTGATTCTAACTACAAATCCAGCAGTCCCCACTCTAGTGGGGACTAGCCTTAGTTCCCATGAAACTCAGCTACAACATACTATGGTTGTCTTATACTTAACTCTTGGGTAGTTTTTTTGGATGAAGTTCCTCCCACCCCTCATACCTTGCCtccagaggcacagagagagccATCAGGAGAAACTGTAACTGTGTTTAGGTAGCCTGTATGGCCAATGTGGTTTGTCTTCAGTTTGCAGTTGGCCAAGTTCCAGACCTAGGCATATAAGAGAAAAATTTCAGAGGGATCCATAATTAACTTGCAATTTTTCAGTCTTCTTGAGGCTGATGATCAGAAGTCAATGATAAAAATCCGATAGAAACTTGACTTTAGAATGGATTTCTCTTCCTTAGGGGTAAACAAAACATGCTTGATACTTGTACTCTTTAAAATCTTATGATAGTCATACAATTTTATTCTTTCATCATTAGAAGTAGTAAGTGCTTACAAGgattatttttcctcttaaaacTAACACCCAGATAAATTATTTGCTAACTTAGGCCACAAAGCAGAGTTGAAAATCTTAACCCAGGCCTTTGGCTAGATTAGTTTCCTAGTTGAGTTGTAAGATTGCTATCTTTGCATCAAATCGGAAAAGTTTGATATCTAAGACATTGATACatactaaggcccagagaaaacTATTTCTCaaaagtagtcaaaggatatgaagttttataaaagcaaattttcacccatcataattaaaacaaaatatgagaAGCAACAGAAAATATAAGAGTGATCAGAAAATAGCCAACTAACACACTGTAGAACTGAGAATTGGTCCCACCATTTTGGACCAAAATTTCTGCAATTATAAGAGAAAAGTATCTAAATAATTTGTAACCTTTCAACCCAGTGATACAACTGGGCACATTATTTCCAGATTAAAGTAAAACTTCCTTTACcaaccaaaatattcacagcaataCTTTCTCTGAGATAAAACAAAATTGGTGACCAATGATtggaaaactaaacaaaattatATGAACATAAGAACAAAGGAATCATGGGGTTAAGGGCAAATATAAACTGATAGATATAACCAACAAAAGTGTCTTTAGCCATGTCTTCAGGAAGTGAAGACCTTGAAattgtgaaaagtatttttttttaaatgagcagaAAAACTGTCAAATTGAGGAGCAGGTTAAGTAAGCCAACACCTAGATCCAGTTTGACCACTCACTCTCACCTTGACCAGCTTGTCCCAGCCACAGGAGACAATGATGGGGTTGCTGCTATTGGGTGAAAAACGAACACAGGACACCCACTCTGAGTGGCTCTCATCCTGCAGGATGTTCAAAAGGGAAAAGTTAGGTACAATTCCTATCCCTGTTAGCTTTAAGGCTGTGGTTCTGTTGACTTCCATTTCTTCACTCTAGTTTGTTCAAAAGGGATTTAGAGTAGATGAGAAAATACTTCCTGCCATACTCGTGCATGTACCATAACCTTAAAGTTACTGTAATTCCAACATTAATTAACCAGTTCCATTAACTCTATCCATCTGAACCTGCCCCTCACAGCCACTTACAgaacagaatttcagagatggaagtCCATTTATACTATACTATTCCTTGCTCAAAAGATGAGGAAGTTCTTACTTAGGTATAAAAAGGGTTTATACAGCTATACTTATTTGTGTAAAAGTACCACCACCCCTATAAATGAAGGAATTTcaaagcagggactgtcatttgcaTACACAGACCAATATTCTGCATTAACAAAATCTCAATAAACATTAGACTGACAACAGAACCAGAGATCATACtttagggggaaggggggagtagCAAAGGATGGGGACGACATGGGTAACTAGGGTTAACCATAGTACATGCAAATGGACTTAAAACTGTATGGTACAATAAAAACCCCAGGTCTTGTGATATGTATTATGCAAATTATATAACCATGAATTCTATACTGACTTTTTACCTGCACAGTGTATTTACAGACACCCAGGGTGTTCCACAGCTTGATAGTCTTATCCCGGGAACCAGAGACAATTTGCCGGTTGTCTGAAGAGAAGGCTACACTCAGCACATCCTTGGTGTGACCAACAAAGCGCCTGGTGGTAGTGCCACTAAATGGGAAGACagtatttttctaaagcatatgAATTCCCTTTCTCCCAAGACAGTCTTCCACACCCCTCTTCTACACTGGGTTTTTCATAGCCTCCTATATCTTTATAACCCACCATGGAAAATGGCACCTTCTTTATGCTACCCAGAACCCCTTGCTGAAATCATAGTTCCAATTTCTAATACTGGTCCCAGCAGACAATGAAACACCTTCCTCCCCTGGATTTGGGGGATAAAGGGAGTAG is part of the Dromiciops gliroides isolate mDroGli1 chromosome 4, mDroGli1.pri, whole genome shotgun sequence genome and encodes:
- the LOC122753781 gene encoding receptor of activated protein C kinase 1 produces the protein MTEQMTLRGTLKGHNGWVTQIATTPQFPDMILSASRDKTIIMWKLTRDETNYGIPQRALRGHSHFVSDVVISSDGQFALSGSWDGTLRLWDLTTGTTTRRFVGHTKDVLSVAFSSDNRQIVSGSRDKTIKLWNTLGVCKYTVQDESHSEWVSCVRFSPNSSNPIIVSCGWDKLVKVWNLANCKLKTNHIGHTGYLNTVTVSPDGSLCASGGKDGQAMLWDLNEGKHLYTLDGGDIINALCFSPNRYWLCAATGPSIKIWDLEGKIIVDELKQEVISTSSKAEPPQCTSLAWSADGQTLFAGYTDNLVRVWQVTIGTR